In Lycium barbarum isolate Lr01 chromosome 9, ASM1917538v2, whole genome shotgun sequence, the DNA window CTCAGGATGGTGGCATTGTTATTCCTATGATGGAAAAGGAGGTGGCTTAAAAGCCTACTTTGGGAGTAATCATAAATAACAAGCATTTCACCTTGCTCGGTGCACCATCCGCGGAGTTGCACCAAGTTTCTGTGGCGTAATCGTCCTAAGTTCTGAAGTTCATTCGAGAACCTCACTCTTAAAGCAGGACAAGTTTTCATCCCTAGCCTTTTCACTAACACATGCTGGTTGTTATCAAGAACGCCACGGTACGCAGTTCCAAAGTCAATCTCAGCAACTCTTCTTGAATCCGAAAAATTGTTCGTGGCAGCAATAATCTCCTTAAACGTGATCTCCCTTGGAGTTTCAACCATCAAAAAGTTATTCGATTGGCGCCTGCTACTGCTATTCCCAGACTCATTTTGGCTGCTTCCACTTTCAGCACTTAGATACATGGTTTCTCCTGTGGCTGTGAGGAAGTTTGTGGAGTTGAAACCGGGCGTCGTGCTCATGCTGGTTGTGGTAGTACACCTTGTGTTGCTAGTTGTACTATTACTTGGAGATGACAAAGAGATATAAAGAGGGTGTGACTTAAAACAAGGAAGATCAggcaatttaccatatatttggCCAGAGAGTGCTTCCACAACCCATTTCATACTAGGCCTTGATTGAGGTTCATGAAGTGTACAAAGAAGGCCAATATGTATTAGCCTCTCCATATCAGAAAGCTTGTAAGAACCATCAACAAGTCTACTATCTCCAGCTTGTAAAGCCATTTTTTCATCGGAAAGTCTCCGAATCCAATCAAGCAATATGATTTGGTCATCAGGAGATGCGAGATCAACAGCACGCCTTCCTGAAACAATCTCCAGGACAACAATCCCAAAGCTAAACGCATCGGATTTTGCAGTGGCAAAACCTCTTTTCTGGAAACTTTCAGGAGGTAAGTACCCTATAGTTCCACCAATTCTTGTTGTCTCAGCCATTCTAAATTGCTGATTCTTCATGGAAGGTGTCCTCGTTTGGTACTCGAGTTCATGTTCAAGCCACCTAGCTAAGCCAAAATCGCCAAGCCGGGCGTTGAAATGTGAATCAAGCATGACATTGCTTGTCTTAACATCTCTATGAATAATTTGAGTCTCCAATTGTTCATGAAGATAAAACAAGGCAGCTGCTAAGCCATTAACTATGTTTTTTCGACGTACCCAATCAAGAACAGGGGAATCTGTTTTGTCCTGTTTTCGGAACAAAATCCGATCAAGGCTTCTATTAGGCATGTAATCATACACAAGAAACAATTGATCATCATGAACACACCACCCTCTTAGCCTAACAAGATTCCGGTGGCGGAGATGAGCAACCGCCACTAGCTCAGCTGCAAatgttttctcaaatttttcACCTTTTTCAGCTAAACATTTCACAGCAACAACTGTTCCATCACTAGGTAAAACAGCTCTAAAAACCTTGCCAAATCCACCACTTCCTAAAACTTCATCCTCACTGAATCCATTAGACCCTATAAACAGCTCAGAATAGCTGAAAATCCTtggattatgatgatgattatcaCCACCACCTTTTTCACCTAGCTGCATACCTTCTGTGTCATGAAAAACACCAGAAAATTGCCTATTCCCAGAATCTTGATGACA includes these proteins:
- the LOC132611385 gene encoding receptor like protein kinase S.2, with protein sequence MELKRLCFVLPTDLDETDTIDHEKKVVQHKPKKKIESFSKRGCGEQVLVHEKQVEQHKPNKKNESFSKRGCGNQVLDHEKQVKNESFSKRGQVLDHEKQVEQQKPKRKNESSSKRGCGGQVLVFFQESFSKLLDSKWVTCCHQDSGNRQFSGVFHDTEGMQLGEKGGGDNHHHNPRIFSYSELFIGSNGFSEDEVLGSGGFGKVFRAVLPSDGTVVAVKCLAEKGEKFEKTFAAELVAVAHLRHRNLVRLRGWCVHDDQLFLVYDYMPNRSLDRILFRKQDKTDSPVLDWVRRKNIVNGLAAALFYLHEQLETQIIHRDVKTSNVMLDSHFNARLGDFGLARWLEHELEYQTRTPSMKNQQFRMAETTRIGGTIGYLPPESFQKRGFATAKSDAFSFGIVVLEIVSGRRAVDLASPDDQIILLDWIRRLSDEKMALQAGDSRLVDGSYKLSDMERLIHIGLLCTLHEPQSRPSMKWVVEALSGQIYGKLPDLPCFKSHPLYISLSSPSNSTTSNTRCTTTTSMSTTPGFNSTNFLTATGETMYLSAESGSSQNESGNSSSRRQSNNFLMVETPREITFKEIIAATNNFSDSRRVAEIDFGTAYRGVLDNNQHVLVKRLGMKTCPALRVRFSNELQNLGRLRHRNLVQLRGWCTEQGEMLVIYDYSQSRLLSHLLFHHRNNNATILRWRHRYNIVKSLASAIRYLHEEWDEQVIHRCITSSAIILDPDMNPRLGCFALAEFLTRNEHSHHVVVDKNKSVRGIFGYMSPEHMDSGDATTMADVYSFGVVVLELVSGQTAVDFRRPEALLVNRVHEFEVQKRPYEQLADWRLNGNFDSRELVRLVKLGMACTRSDPESRPSMRQIVNILDGHDGCLMENGRKEGPEEWRTRNASALSLVRRIQALGIQ